One Pseudodesulfovibrio cashew DNA window includes the following coding sequences:
- a CDS encoding sigma-54 interaction domain-containing protein produces the protein MPFPKNLPLEDIFASIADGLFTVDTEWNVTFFNESAERITGLSSEEALGRKCWDVFRSSLCDGQCAVRQCVLEGGRISNKSIFIIKSDGTKLPVSISAAPLRNARGEVVGGVETFRDLSELHIMRKKVEALYEFEDIVGHSSALEKVLKIVPQVASSEATVLLLGQSGTGKELFARAIHNLSPRRDKPFVAVNCGALPDTLLESELFGYKAGAFTDARVDKPGRIEMAEGGTVFLDEIGDLPGHLQVKLLRFLQERTFEPLGGLAPVKSDVRVVAATNRNLKQRVADGLFREDLYYRLNVVTLHLPSLIERREDIPLLVDHFVEQFNALQGKAIRGASEDVLHVLLNHDFPGNVRELENIVEFAFILCQSGFIQLEHLPEYLQPRSGEVDSEGGLYGTMDEIKCRAARTALNRNGGKRMVTCRELGISKDTLRRLLAHSSEGE, from the coding sequence ATGCCGTTTCCCAAAAATCTGCCTCTTGAGGACATCTTTGCGTCCATCGCCGACGGGCTGTTCACCGTGGACACCGAGTGGAACGTCACGTTTTTCAACGAGTCTGCCGAGCGGATCACCGGGCTATCCTCGGAGGAGGCGCTGGGGCGCAAGTGCTGGGACGTGTTCCGTTCCAGTCTGTGTGATGGCCAGTGCGCGGTGCGCCAGTGCGTCCTTGAGGGGGGGCGGATTTCCAACAAGTCCATCTTCATCATCAAGTCCGACGGCACCAAGCTGCCCGTGTCAATCTCCGCCGCGCCCCTGCGCAACGCCAGGGGGGAGGTCGTGGGCGGTGTGGAGACCTTTAGGGATCTTTCCGAGCTGCACATCATGCGCAAGAAGGTCGAGGCGCTCTATGAGTTCGAGGATATCGTGGGCCATAGTTCGGCCCTGGAAAAGGTGCTCAAGATCGTGCCCCAGGTGGCGTCCAGCGAGGCAACGGTGCTGCTGCTGGGCCAGTCCGGGACGGGCAAGGAACTGTTTGCACGGGCCATCCATAACCTGAGCCCGCGCAGGGACAAGCCCTTTGTGGCCGTGAACTGCGGGGCACTTCCAGACACGCTGCTGGAGTCGGAGCTCTTTGGCTACAAGGCCGGTGCGTTCACCGATGCGCGCGTGGACAAGCCTGGGCGCATCGAGATGGCCGAGGGCGGCACAGTCTTTCTGGATGAGATAGGCGACCTGCCAGGACATCTTCAAGTCAAGCTCCTGCGCTTTCTCCAGGAACGGACTTTCGAACCCCTGGGCGGGCTGGCTCCGGTCAAGTCCGATGTGCGGGTAGTGGCCGCCACCAATCGGAATCTCAAGCAGCGCGTGGCCGACGGCCTCTTTCGAGAGGATCTCTATTACCGGCTCAACGTGGTTACCCTGCACCTGCCGAGCCTCATCGAGCGGCGTGAGGACATCCCCCTGCTGGTGGATCACTTCGTGGAGCAGTTCAACGCCCTGCAGGGGAAGGCCATCCGGGGCGCTAGCGAGGATGTGCTCCACGTCCTCCTGAACCATGATTTCCCTGGCAACGTGCGCGAACTGGAGAACATCGTCGAGTTCGCCTTCATCCTCTGTCAGTCGGGTTTCATCCAGTTGGAGCATCTGCCGGAATACCTGCAGCCCCGGTCGGGAGAAGTCGATTCCGAAGGCGGGTTGTACGGGACCATGGACGAGATCAAGTGTCGGGCCGCACGTACCGCCCTCAACCGAAACGGCGGCAAGCGCATGGTCACCTGCCGCGAACTGGGGATTTCCAAGGACACCCTGCGTCGCCTTTTAGCTCATAGTTCAGAGGGCGAATAA
- the hypB gene encoding hydrogenase nickel incorporation protein HypB, with amino-acid sequence MSQEVTIVRNVLEANDRLAEELRVTFKEKKILCLNLMSSPGAGKTTLLERTLTDLKDEFKMAVIEGDLQTDNDAQRVAATGAQAVQVNTEGGCHLDSGMVLDSLKALDLEGVDILFVENVGNLVCPAEFEVGEDYKVTLLSVAEGDDKPEKYPLMFHISAVMLLNKIDLLPYVDFDLDKASAHATKLNKDIEVMPISARTGENMETWYAWLREKRAEKL; translated from the coding sequence ATGTCTCAGGAAGTCACCATCGTACGCAACGTTCTGGAAGCCAACGACCGCCTCGCGGAGGAATTGAGGGTCACGTTCAAGGAGAAGAAGATCCTCTGCCTGAATCTGATGAGTTCCCCCGGCGCGGGCAAGACCACCCTGCTGGAGCGGACTCTGACCGACCTCAAGGACGAATTCAAGATGGCGGTTATCGAGGGAGATCTCCAGACCGACAACGACGCCCAGCGCGTGGCCGCCACCGGCGCCCAGGCCGTGCAGGTCAACACCGAGGGCGGCTGTCACCTGGATTCCGGCATGGTTCTGGATTCACTCAAGGCTCTGGACCTGGAAGGCGTGGACATCCTTTTCGTGGAGAACGTGGGCAACCTTGTCTGCCCGGCCGAGTTCGAGGTGGGCGAGGACTACAAGGTTACGCTTCTGTCCGTGGCCGAGGGCGATGACAAGCCCGAGAAATATCCCCTCATGTTCCACATCTCCGCAGTCATGCTGCTGAACAAGATCGACCTGCTTCCCTACGTGGACTTCGATCTGGACAAGGCCTCGGCCCATGCCACCAAGCTGAACAAGGACATCGAGGTCATGCCCATTTCCGCCCGCACCGGCGAGAACATGGAGACCTGGTACGCCTGGCTGCGCGAGAAACGCGCGGAAAAGCTGTAA